In Spodoptera frugiperda isolate SF20-4 chromosome 12, AGI-APGP_CSIRO_Sfru_2.0, whole genome shotgun sequence, a single window of DNA contains:
- the LOC118262263 gene encoding guanine nucleotide-releasing factor 2 isoform X10 codes for MPHYDESFIHDDNQNQRRNKRSYQVYKNGLAPLRLLETTDVLHVLEERGSSVIKNNIRNIKCRGNRYKQVPQNGLQCASPMKYKAPDIIVDHSPRMTTFDPNKYYDLRNNNVYTLTPCKSFDNLTLKPSKKSYLSKNKIRYGSSLQNLVDDGQLKHFASPSEDLDTLVSRREDARKSYSVVDAQSRPEHGRNSRCTPAPGPGVYRQINNDSVSGKNENESGSEGSSGHRGSLRGANKLARRARSFKDDLLERISNMRSPGQQHHRPHLSSNISRSHSPLSPKIRNMTNKLNTAEEGEITPAKELERLVKEVTFGLKHFSDVITKGKLEMLPDNGTIVFESIANIHKAIKPYCSRSPQLTSAVKRLCAALATLIRLCDEITALSLRADASNEELDTSAEALSSEYVSSVVKGVTGAVEEVSTLAQQHMTRPALSPRPALVSPRSSTQRNSLPERSLLTGEGGTEAGGVRASHSSESVLDAPDSPPPKPARPNRKVELAPPLPPKRKSANDNSLLALSIDRLSLQSHSSGSLDSMLNVSNDEERNAHDTNNHDHVFATPPNSELVGMCSCNNVNEMRASVESHESHMNSTHMHAHSNHNRFSNESGFVSVAEISAEHSFTSISSHHYTSHTDSIFNSTDCVTEMKCTVQSFESRMNVTNMNSITTHHSSKLASITSDENETPPELPVKTRRNIRGEVQQQFPNVEIRTGGVCSLHGEGRPHTLAVHQPPRPPPLPLKKKHMFQSVAYSVMAYMEMFGNCSHPPNNPAAPPDMFRHSIHTYNVASAKQLGDGAMSMQHQQVQRSIAQSFTVHFGNPPMSSGSEDSVNMITSSGTSPIPLEPPPALPPKMNKSKQLSVNSSNELLPPPSPRPSSHNSSTDETMINNNSDESFTTSTAVPGKFPLEDELEMLVQQPTPSPVPSQRSEGSTEPPPATAESNSNSEPPPADADDIILQTDISSWLVLRDLSKTEGTAKDGPEVRGGDPDALIVLATKATKETDEYFTYQEAFLSTYRTWVSPGGLLARLVRRAHHFRARPHDLRSTLCLLTRVVADLTMSDLDCSLMQEIKEFIYWLVDAEELIIAKALRQILVDKQKQLHFQQTNSRYEYDTPCYGSVSTRRDTLLDFKASDLAEQMTLLDAALFIRLTTAEVLLWPRDQSEESSPNLTRFTEHFNKMSYWARSRILEQEEAREREKYASKFLKVMKALRKMNNFNSYLALVSALDSPPVRRLGWPSSIVNTLHECCLIIDSSSSFRTYRQALADTQPPCIPYIGLVLQDLTFVHIGNPDHLPEGGINFTKRWQQYQIMENMKRFHKDRQYKFKKNERILAMFNEFDDVLSEEAMWQVSESIKPRGGRNRAPPAHPTHAAHAQTAA; via the exons ATGCCACATTACGATGAAAGCTTTATACATGACGATAATCAAAACCAGAGAAGAAATAAAAGAAGTTACCAAGTTTATAAAAATGGGTTAGCTCCCTTGAGACTGCTAGAGACTACTGACGTGCTCCACGTTTTGGAGGAAAGAGGTTCGTctgttattaaaaacaacattagaaatattaaatgCCGCGGTAATCGGTACAAACAAGTGCCACAAAATGGATTACAATGTGCCAGTCCAATGAAATATAAAGCCCCTGATATCATAGTAGATCATAGTCCACGAATGACTACGTTCGACCCCAACAAATATTATGATCTAAGAAACAATAATGTGTATACCTTAACACCGTGTAAAAGTTTTGACAACCTTACGTTAAAaccatcgaaaaaaagttaccttagtaaaaacaaaataagatatGGCAGCAGTCTTCAAAACTTGGTTGATGACGGACAGCTGAAACATTTCGCTTCTCCGTCAGAAGACTTGGATACATTAGTGTCTCGCAGAGAAGATGCCAGGAAGTCGTACTCTGTAGTAGATGCTCAAAGTCGACCAGAACATGGGCGAAATTCTCGATGTACACCGGCGCCAGGCCCAGGAGTATACCGTCAAATAAACAACGACAGTGTTTCTGGAAAAAACG aGAACGAATCGGGCAGCGAGGGGAGCTCGGGCCACCGCGGGTCGTTGCGCGGCGCCAACAAGTTGGCGAGGCGCGCACGATCATTCAAGGACGACCTGCTCGAGCGCATCTCAAACATGCGCTCACCGGGGCAACAGCATCACCGACCGCATCTCTCTTCCAATATCAG CAGATCACATTCGCCACTTAGCCCGAAAATCCGGAATATGACAAACAAACTCAATACCGCGGAGGAAGGGGAGATTACACCTGCCAAAGAACTCGAACGGCTAGTCAAAGAA GTTACGTTCGGCTTAAAACACTTTTCGGATGTTATTACAAAAGGGAAACTGGAAATGCTCCCCGACAATGGCACCATTGTTTTTGAATCTATTGCAAATATACACAAAG CAATAAAACCTTACTGCAGCCGATCGCCGCAACTAACAAGCGCCGTTAAACGTCTTTGCGCGGCATTAGCCACGCTGATACGACTGTGTGACGAGATCACCGCATTAAGTTTGCGCGCAGACGCTAGCAACGAGGAACTAGACACTTCGGCAGAAGCTTTGTCGTCAGAATATGTGAGCTCTGTAGTGAAGGGAGTGACGGGTGCCGTGGAGGAAGTGTCAACCCTAGCCCAGCAACACATGACGCGGCCCGCGCTTTCCCCACGCCCCGCACTCGTATCACCGCGGTCTTCAACGCAAAGGAATTCTTTACCAG AGCGGTCCTTGTTGACAGGTGAGGGGGGGACGGAGGCGGGCGGGGTGCGCGCGTCGCACTCGTCCGAGTCGGTGCTGGACGCTCCCGACTCGCCGCCGCCCAAGCCTGCCAGGCCCAACCG GAAAGTCGAGTTGGCCCCACCCCTGCCGCCTAAGCGCAAGTCAGCGAACGACAACTCCCTACTGGCTCTCTCTATTGATAG ACTGTCTCTACAATCTCATAGTAGTGGTTCGCTGGACTCGATGCTGAACGTATCAAACGACGAGGAGAGGAACGCGCACGACACTAACAATCATGACCATGTATTTGCCACACCGCCTAACTCCGAATTAGTTG GCATGTGCAGTTGCAACAACGTGAACGAGATGCGCGCATCGGTGGAGTCTCACGAGTCTCACATGAACTCCACTCATATGCACGCTCATTCCAATCATAACCG TTTCTCCAATGAGTCCGGATTCGTGTCTGTCGCGGAGATATCAGCTGAGCACAGCTTCACGTCGATTTCATCACACCACTACACTAGCCATACGGACAG TATTTTTAACAGTACAGACTGTGTGACAGAAATGAAGTGCACAGTACAAAGCTTTGAGAGCCGCATGAATGTAACCAATATGAACAGTATAACCACGCACCATTCTTCAAA ACTGGCGAGCATCACGTCAGACGAGAATGAGACGCCGCCCGAGCTACCGGTGAAGACGCGGCGCAACATTCGCGGCGAGGTGCAGCAACAGTTCCCCAATGTTGAAATCAG GACGGGCGGCGTGTGCTCGCTGCACGGGGAGGGCCGGCCGCACACTCTGGCCGTGCACcagccgccgcgcccgccgccactGCCGCTGAAGAAAAAACACA TGTTCCAAAGCGTCGCGTACAGCG TAATGGCGTACATGGAGATGTTCGGGAACTGTAGTCATCCGCCGAACAACCCCGCAGCCCCGCCCGACATGTTCCGCCACTCCATACATACGTACAACGTCGCCAG TGCTAAACAACTCGGCGACGGCGCTATGAGCATGCAACATCAACAAGTACAGCGTTCTATTGCACAGTCATTTACTGTACATTTCGGAAATCCACCAATGAG cagTGGTTCAGAAGATAGTGTTAATATGATTACATCAAGTGGTACTAGTCCGATCCCGTTGGAGCCACCACCAGCTCTCCCGCCTAAGATGAACAAAAGTAAACAG CTGTCTGTGAACTCCAGCAACGAGTTGCTACCGCCTCCATCTCCACGGCCATCGTCACACAATAGCTCCACCGATGAAACCATGATAAATAAC aattcAGATGAGTCGTTTACTACTAGTACAGCAGTGCCTGGAAAGTTCCCACTTGAAGATGAGTTGGAAATGTTGGTACAACAACCTACTCCTTCGCCTGTACCATCTCAG aGAAGTGAAGGTAGCACGGAACCTCCACCGGCCACAGCTGAAAGCAATAGCAATAGTGAGCCCCCTCCGGCGGACGCGGACGACATCATCCTGCAGACAGACATTAGCTCATGGCTAGTTCTCAGGGATCTCAGCAAGACGGAAGGAACTGCAAAAGACGGGCCCGAGGTTCGTGGAGGCGACCCTGACGCTCTCATCGTACTCGCCACCAAAGCCACTAAAG AAACGGACGAGT ACTTCACGTACCAGGAGGCGTTCCTGTCGACGTACCGCACGTGGGTGTCGCCGGGCGGGCTGCTGGCGCGCCTCGTGCGCCGCGCGCACCACTTCCGCGCGCGCCCGCACGACCTGCGCTCCACGCTCTGTCTGCTCACGCGCGTCGTCGCAGACCTCAC GATGTCCGATTTGGATTGTTCACTAATGCAAGAGATTAAAGAATTCATTTATTGGCTCGTGGATGCTGAAGAGTTGATCATAGCGAAGGCTCTTAGACAAATTCTAGTCGATAAGCAGAAACAACTGCACTTCCAACAG ACTAACAGCCGATATGAATACGATACGCCGTGCTATGGCAGTGTATCTACGCGTCGAGATACACTCCTAGACTTCAAGGCCTCGGACTTGGCCGAACAGATGACATTGTTAGACGCCGCGCTATTCATTCGTCTTACTACAGCTGAAGTGCTGTTGTGGCCGCGCGACCAGTCAGAAGAAAGCTCACCTAACCTTACGCGCTTCACAGAACATTTCAACAAAATGAGTTACTGGGCACGCTCTAGAATTTTGGAACAG GAGGAGGCCCGCGAGCGAGAGAAGTATGCGAGCAAGTTCCTGAAGGTAATGAAGGCACTCCGTAAGATGAACAACTTCAACTCGTACCTGGCGCTGGTGTCTGCGCTGGACTCGCCGCCCGTGCGGCGCCTGGGCTGGCCGAGCTCCATCGTCAACACGCTGCACGAGTGTTGTCTCATCATCGACTCGTCCTCCTCCTTCCGCACCTACCGCCAGGCACTCGCCGACACGCAGCCACCCTGCATACCATACAT TGGTCTAGTCCTTCAAGATCTGACTTTCGTACACATCGGTAATCCCGACCACCTACCTGAAGGTGGCATCAACTTCACCAAGAGATGGCAGCAGTACCAAATAATGGAGAACATGAAGAGATTCCACAAAGA CAGGCAGTATAAGTTTAAGAAGAACGAACGGATTCTGGCCATGTTCAACGAGTTCGACGACGTGCTGAGCGAGGAGGCGATGTGGCAAGTGTCGGAGAGCATCAAGCCGCGCGGCGGACGGAaccgcgcgccgcccgcgcacCCCACGCACGCCGCGCACGCGCAGACTGCTGCCTGA
- the LOC118262263 gene encoding guanine nucleotide-releasing factor 2 isoform X2, translating to MPHYDESFIHDDNQNQRRNKRSYQVYKNGLAPLRLLETTDVLHVLEERGSSVIKNNIRNIKCRGNRYKQVPQNGLQCASPMKYKAPDIIVDHSPRMTTFDPNKYYDLRNNNVYTLTPCKSFDNLTLKPSKKSYLSKNKIRYGSSLQNLVDDGQLKHFASPSEDLDTLVSRREDARKSYSVVDAQSRPEHGRNSRCTPAPGPGVYRQINNDSVSGKNENESGSEGSSGHRGSLRGANKLARRARSFKDDLLERISNMRSPGQQHHRPHLSSNISRSHSPLSPKIRNMTNKLNTAEEGEITPAKELERLVKEVTFGLKHFSDVITKGKLEMLPDNGTIVFESIANIHKAIKPYCSRSPQLTSAVKRLCAALATLIRLCDEITALSLRADASNEELDTSAEALSSEYVSSVVKGVTGAVEEVSTLAQQHMTRPALSPRPALVSPRSSTQRNSLPDIPLTPKERSLLTGEGGTEAGGVRASHSSESVLDAPDSPPPKPARPNRKVELAPPLPPKRKSANDNSLLALSIDRLSLQSHSSGSLDSMLNVSNDEERNAHDTNNHDHVFATPPNSELVGMCSCNNVNEMRASVESHESHMNSTHMHAHSNHNRFSNESGFVSVAEISAEHSFTSISSHHYTSHTDSIFNSTDCVTEMKCTVQSFESRMNVTNMNSITTHHSSKLASITSDENETPPELPVKTRRNIRGEVQQQFPNVEIRTGGVCSLHGEGRPHTLAVHQPPRPPPLPLKKKHMFQSVAYSVMAYMEMFGNCSHPPNNPAAPPDMFRHSIHTYNVASAKQLGDGAMSMQHQQVQRSIAQSFTVHFGNPPMSSGSEDSVNMITSSGTSPIPLEPPPALPPKMNKSKQLSVNSSNELLPPPSPRPSSHNSSTDETMINNNSDESFTTSTAVPGKFPLEDELEMLVQQPTPSPVPSQRSEGSTEPPPATAESNSNSEPPPADADDIILQTDISSWLVLRDLSKTEGTAKDGPEVRGGDPDALIVLATKATKETDEYFTYQEAFLSTYRTWVSPGGLLARLVRRAHHFRARPHDLRSTLCLLTRVVADLTMSDLDCSLMQEIKEFIYWLVDAEELIIAKALRQILVDKQKQLHFQQTNSRYEYDTPCYGSVSTRRDTLLDFKASDLAEQMTLLDAALFIRLTTAEVLLWPRDQSEESSPNLTRFTEHFNKMSYWARSRILEQEEAREREKYASKFLKVMKALRKMNNFNSYLALVSALDSPPVRRLGWPSSIVNTLHECCLIIDSSSSFRTYRQALADTQPPCIPYIGLVLQDLTFVHIGNPDHLPEGGINFTKRWQQYQIMENMKRFHKEQYKFKKNERILAMFNEFDDVLSEEAMWQVSESIKPRGGRNRAPPAHPTHAAHAQTAA from the exons ATGCCACATTACGATGAAAGCTTTATACATGACGATAATCAAAACCAGAGAAGAAATAAAAGAAGTTACCAAGTTTATAAAAATGGGTTAGCTCCCTTGAGACTGCTAGAGACTACTGACGTGCTCCACGTTTTGGAGGAAAGAGGTTCGTctgttattaaaaacaacattagaaatattaaatgCCGCGGTAATCGGTACAAACAAGTGCCACAAAATGGATTACAATGTGCCAGTCCAATGAAATATAAAGCCCCTGATATCATAGTAGATCATAGTCCACGAATGACTACGTTCGACCCCAACAAATATTATGATCTAAGAAACAATAATGTGTATACCTTAACACCGTGTAAAAGTTTTGACAACCTTACGTTAAAaccatcgaaaaaaagttaccttagtaaaaacaaaataagatatGGCAGCAGTCTTCAAAACTTGGTTGATGACGGACAGCTGAAACATTTCGCTTCTCCGTCAGAAGACTTGGATACATTAGTGTCTCGCAGAGAAGATGCCAGGAAGTCGTACTCTGTAGTAGATGCTCAAAGTCGACCAGAACATGGGCGAAATTCTCGATGTACACCGGCGCCAGGCCCAGGAGTATACCGTCAAATAAACAACGACAGTGTTTCTGGAAAAAACG aGAACGAATCGGGCAGCGAGGGGAGCTCGGGCCACCGCGGGTCGTTGCGCGGCGCCAACAAGTTGGCGAGGCGCGCACGATCATTCAAGGACGACCTGCTCGAGCGCATCTCAAACATGCGCTCACCGGGGCAACAGCATCACCGACCGCATCTCTCTTCCAATATCAG CAGATCACATTCGCCACTTAGCCCGAAAATCCGGAATATGACAAACAAACTCAATACCGCGGAGGAAGGGGAGATTACACCTGCCAAAGAACTCGAACGGCTAGTCAAAGAA GTTACGTTCGGCTTAAAACACTTTTCGGATGTTATTACAAAAGGGAAACTGGAAATGCTCCCCGACAATGGCACCATTGTTTTTGAATCTATTGCAAATATACACAAAG CAATAAAACCTTACTGCAGCCGATCGCCGCAACTAACAAGCGCCGTTAAACGTCTTTGCGCGGCATTAGCCACGCTGATACGACTGTGTGACGAGATCACCGCATTAAGTTTGCGCGCAGACGCTAGCAACGAGGAACTAGACACTTCGGCAGAAGCTTTGTCGTCAGAATATGTGAGCTCTGTAGTGAAGGGAGTGACGGGTGCCGTGGAGGAAGTGTCAACCCTAGCCCAGCAACACATGACGCGGCCCGCGCTTTCCCCACGCCCCGCACTCGTATCACCGCGGTCTTCAACGCAAAGGAATTCTTTACCAG ATATTCCGCTCACTCCGAAAGAGCGGTCCTTGTTGACAGGTGAGGGGGGGACGGAGGCGGGCGGGGTGCGCGCGTCGCACTCGTCCGAGTCGGTGCTGGACGCTCCCGACTCGCCGCCGCCCAAGCCTGCCAGGCCCAACCG GAAAGTCGAGTTGGCCCCACCCCTGCCGCCTAAGCGCAAGTCAGCGAACGACAACTCCCTACTGGCTCTCTCTATTGATAG ACTGTCTCTACAATCTCATAGTAGTGGTTCGCTGGACTCGATGCTGAACGTATCAAACGACGAGGAGAGGAACGCGCACGACACTAACAATCATGACCATGTATTTGCCACACCGCCTAACTCCGAATTAGTTG GCATGTGCAGTTGCAACAACGTGAACGAGATGCGCGCATCGGTGGAGTCTCACGAGTCTCACATGAACTCCACTCATATGCACGCTCATTCCAATCATAACCG TTTCTCCAATGAGTCCGGATTCGTGTCTGTCGCGGAGATATCAGCTGAGCACAGCTTCACGTCGATTTCATCACACCACTACACTAGCCATACGGACAG TATTTTTAACAGTACAGACTGTGTGACAGAAATGAAGTGCACAGTACAAAGCTTTGAGAGCCGCATGAATGTAACCAATATGAACAGTATAACCACGCACCATTCTTCAAA ACTGGCGAGCATCACGTCAGACGAGAATGAGACGCCGCCCGAGCTACCGGTGAAGACGCGGCGCAACATTCGCGGCGAGGTGCAGCAACAGTTCCCCAATGTTGAAATCAG GACGGGCGGCGTGTGCTCGCTGCACGGGGAGGGCCGGCCGCACACTCTGGCCGTGCACcagccgccgcgcccgccgccactGCCGCTGAAGAAAAAACACA TGTTCCAAAGCGTCGCGTACAGCG TAATGGCGTACATGGAGATGTTCGGGAACTGTAGTCATCCGCCGAACAACCCCGCAGCCCCGCCCGACATGTTCCGCCACTCCATACATACGTACAACGTCGCCAG TGCTAAACAACTCGGCGACGGCGCTATGAGCATGCAACATCAACAAGTACAGCGTTCTATTGCACAGTCATTTACTGTACATTTCGGAAATCCACCAATGAG cagTGGTTCAGAAGATAGTGTTAATATGATTACATCAAGTGGTACTAGTCCGATCCCGTTGGAGCCACCACCAGCTCTCCCGCCTAAGATGAACAAAAGTAAACAG CTGTCTGTGAACTCCAGCAACGAGTTGCTACCGCCTCCATCTCCACGGCCATCGTCACACAATAGCTCCACCGATGAAACCATGATAAATAAC aattcAGATGAGTCGTTTACTACTAGTACAGCAGTGCCTGGAAAGTTCCCACTTGAAGATGAGTTGGAAATGTTGGTACAACAACCTACTCCTTCGCCTGTACCATCTCAG aGAAGTGAAGGTAGCACGGAACCTCCACCGGCCACAGCTGAAAGCAATAGCAATAGTGAGCCCCCTCCGGCGGACGCGGACGACATCATCCTGCAGACAGACATTAGCTCATGGCTAGTTCTCAGGGATCTCAGCAAGACGGAAGGAACTGCAAAAGACGGGCCCGAGGTTCGTGGAGGCGACCCTGACGCTCTCATCGTACTCGCCACCAAAGCCACTAAAG AAACGGACGAGT ACTTCACGTACCAGGAGGCGTTCCTGTCGACGTACCGCACGTGGGTGTCGCCGGGCGGGCTGCTGGCGCGCCTCGTGCGCCGCGCGCACCACTTCCGCGCGCGCCCGCACGACCTGCGCTCCACGCTCTGTCTGCTCACGCGCGTCGTCGCAGACCTCAC GATGTCCGATTTGGATTGTTCACTAATGCAAGAGATTAAAGAATTCATTTATTGGCTCGTGGATGCTGAAGAGTTGATCATAGCGAAGGCTCTTAGACAAATTCTAGTCGATAAGCAGAAACAACTGCACTTCCAACAG ACTAACAGCCGATATGAATACGATACGCCGTGCTATGGCAGTGTATCTACGCGTCGAGATACACTCCTAGACTTCAAGGCCTCGGACTTGGCCGAACAGATGACATTGTTAGACGCCGCGCTATTCATTCGTCTTACTACAGCTGAAGTGCTGTTGTGGCCGCGCGACCAGTCAGAAGAAAGCTCACCTAACCTTACGCGCTTCACAGAACATTTCAACAAAATGAGTTACTGGGCACGCTCTAGAATTTTGGAACAG GAGGAGGCCCGCGAGCGAGAGAAGTATGCGAGCAAGTTCCTGAAGGTAATGAAGGCACTCCGTAAGATGAACAACTTCAACTCGTACCTGGCGCTGGTGTCTGCGCTGGACTCGCCGCCCGTGCGGCGCCTGGGCTGGCCGAGCTCCATCGTCAACACGCTGCACGAGTGTTGTCTCATCATCGACTCGTCCTCCTCCTTCCGCACCTACCGCCAGGCACTCGCCGACACGCAGCCACCCTGCATACCATACAT TGGTCTAGTCCTTCAAGATCTGACTTTCGTACACATCGGTAATCCCGACCACCTACCTGAAGGTGGCATCAACTTCACCAAGAGATGGCAGCAGTACCAAATAATGGAGAACATGAAGAGATTCCACAAAGA GCAGTATAAGTTTAAGAAGAACGAACGGATTCTGGCCATGTTCAACGAGTTCGACGACGTGCTGAGCGAGGAGGCGATGTGGCAAGTGTCGGAGAGCATCAAGCCGCGCGGCGGACGGAaccgcgcgccgcccgcgcacCCCACGCACGCCGCGCACGCGCAGACTGCTGCCTGA